Proteins co-encoded in one Kribbella qitaiheensis genomic window:
- a CDS encoding IS3 family transposase (programmed frameshift) produces MPRPKKNFTPEYREEAVKSVIETSRSVTQVARELGINPGTLSNWVSAFKRDHAGEEPALSMDERARLRELERETRELRMENEFLKKAAGILCQGSSLSEKFEFIDAEYANRLTRENGNAPSIVKMCRWLEVKRSSFNDWRSRPMSATARRQGELKLIIVKSFEESDETYGYRRVHADLVAWGVTCGLELVRKLMRELGLEPCQPRPWRHCLTEQDGQAGPIPDLVDRDFTADAPGHKMVGDITYVSTWEGWLYLATVLDCHTKAVIGWAMDDNYKTPLIEAAIDMAVRNHDLVDGAIFHSDRGSNYTSAQFAATLKNNNLRQSVGRTGICYDNAMAESFFGALKNERTHRTEYPTRDHARRDIARYIELRYNTKRRHSGLGYRTPQQAHDDYLETQSAA; encoded by the exons TTGCCGCGTCCGAAGAAGAATTTCACTCCTGAGTATCGGGAGGAAGCTGTGAAGTCGGTGATTGAGACTTCACGTTCTGTCACTCAGGTCGCGAGAGAGCTCGGCATCAACCCGGGAACCCTCAGTAACTGGGTGAGCGCCTTTAAGCGAGACCATGCCGGCGAGGAACCGGCATTGAGCATGGACGAGCGTGCGCGGCTCCGCGAGCTGGAGCGGGAGACGCGAGAACTCCGGATGGAAAACGAGTTCCTAAAAAAAGCCGCAG GCATACTTTGCCAAGGATCATCGTTGAGCGAAAAGTTCGAGTTCATCGATGCGGAGTATGCCAACAGGTTGACCCGAGAGAACGGAAATGCGCCGTCGATTGTGAAGATGTGCCGGTGGCTCGAGGTGAAACGGTCCAGTTTCAATGATTGGCGGAGCCGTCCGATGTCGGCGACTGCGCGCCGCCAAGGCGAACTCAAGCTGATCATCGTCAAGTCGTTCGAAGAGTCCGACGAGACCTACGGGTACCGGCGGGTGCATGCCGACCTGGTGGCCTGGGGTGTGACCTGTGGGCTGGAGTTGGTGCGCAAGCTCATGCGTGAGTTGGGTTTGGAGCCGTGCCAGCCGCGGCCGTGGCGGCACTGTCTGACCGAGCAGGATGGCCAGGCCGGCCCGATCCCGGATCTGGTAGATCGGGACTTCACCGCTGATGCTCCGGGGCACAAGATGGTCGGAGACATTACCTATGTCTCGACCTGGGAAGGGTGGCTTTATCTGGCGACCGTGCTCGATTGCCACACCAAAGCTGTGATCGGGTGGGCCATGGACGACAATTACAAAACCCCGCTGATCGAAGCCGCGATCGACATGGCGGTGCGGAATCACGATCTTGTCGACGGCGCAATCTTTCACTCCGACCGGGGCAGCAACTACACTTCCGCCCAGTTCGCCGCGACTTTGAAGAACAATAATCTTCGCCAATCAGTCGGGCGGACCGGTATCTGTTACGACAATGCGATGGCCGAATCGTTCTTCGGCGCTCTCAAGAACGAGCGTACCCACCGAACCGAGTACCCGACCCGCGACCATGCACGCCGCGATATCGCCCGCTACATCGAATTGCGCTACAATACTAAACGCCGTCACTCAGGGCTCGGCTACCGGACCCCACAGCAAGCCCACGACGACTACCTGGAAACACAATCCGCCGCCTGA
- a CDS encoding DUF6185 family protein: MKVGRIVAAAMLAGIVIGLAVGWVDEKQYSEGLHQLVSDCPPSGKVDKLTAQLTVGQGLGQQVEVRASASAALSEAGTQWHRTNPDSVPLCVFTNGSTAEYPDYPQFTTLGPPQLAVGQYRQDADAGKLQVSYADTRIQLGAWPAQPSPDVYRRIAPAIVAFREAGVLHLDIALCRSAIGRLACKPTPTSIEVVIADAAQQDGSTVTAVPRPTSVQPDADKRQTSYQWQLDNPATTSITVEIPLPFAMRTTFQAPRTDDLGDISLGSVRFRVNWPTLLAGSSALFALLVTVLVLRRFGQAMNGIRLTLAFAALLIGLATDVVSPWAANGALTAISWTAVTILAADRWRALLIGTSIMGLATAGAGVVANSTGIYPEIVASGLLLSATAGVIAFGTRLQPITHLLPTGSVAGLPSWFGRRIPSIRATLIKGALFALILGSALSVGDISGRQLHQLVRQLRAADADSAAASARARVIADIVADVSSNNIGWVVLSAGVLLVLGLYATRLAVASSYPSTITGAQALALTLLIAIVAPPPTLLWTGVSLPVWLLSWLTLAALVRGPELEPIAADPPSPRDRLVRALAAERSRTALLAVDTKVSKGDASLSAWEAAAAEHHQFYPDDVAKQLFARGPTGSWLRNARTAAWIGALLSTIPVGFYVWNALQTLPSRLPYNGVLYLIVDILGEFGRWIGLAFAFGAIYRRLPTRTGAGKGAAIGLAWSVGAALADLTARWLGIPSNGPWLYVALQTFVFLIALGLAYDLMTMTAAGGSWRRLIDLYRIQTVRQRVAYAGPLVLALIGLIDQVRSGAPSELAEQVLAGLGALLN; this comes from the coding sequence ATGAAGGTCGGACGCATCGTCGCGGCCGCCATGCTGGCCGGCATCGTCATCGGTCTTGCGGTCGGATGGGTCGACGAGAAGCAGTACAGCGAAGGCCTTCACCAGTTGGTGTCCGATTGCCCGCCGTCAGGCAAGGTGGACAAGCTCACCGCACAGCTGACGGTGGGCCAAGGGCTAGGACAGCAGGTGGAGGTCCGTGCCTCCGCTTCGGCCGCGTTGTCAGAGGCAGGAACGCAATGGCACCGCACCAATCCTGATTCCGTGCCGCTGTGCGTGTTCACCAATGGCTCGACCGCGGAATACCCCGACTACCCGCAGTTCACGACGCTCGGACCACCTCAGCTCGCGGTCGGGCAATACCGCCAGGATGCCGACGCGGGGAAGCTTCAGGTGTCCTATGCCGATACCCGGATCCAGTTGGGCGCCTGGCCCGCTCAGCCGTCGCCGGACGTCTACCGCCGCATCGCGCCGGCAATCGTCGCCTTCCGGGAGGCGGGAGTACTCCATCTCGACATCGCCTTGTGCCGTTCGGCAATCGGCAGGCTGGCCTGCAAGCCGACCCCGACTTCGATCGAGGTGGTGATCGCCGATGCCGCTCAGCAGGACGGGTCCACCGTGACAGCCGTGCCGCGGCCGACCTCCGTGCAACCCGACGCGGACAAGAGGCAGACGAGCTATCAGTGGCAGCTCGACAATCCGGCCACGACCAGCATCACGGTCGAGATTCCGTTGCCCTTTGCCATGAGAACCACCTTCCAGGCGCCGCGGACAGATGACCTGGGCGACATCTCACTGGGCTCCGTGCGCTTCCGGGTCAACTGGCCGACCCTCCTGGCCGGATCCTCGGCCTTGTTCGCGCTGCTCGTCACGGTCCTCGTACTGCGACGGTTCGGCCAGGCGATGAACGGGATCCGGCTGACGCTGGCCTTCGCGGCGCTGCTGATCGGCCTGGCCACAGACGTCGTCTCACCGTGGGCCGCGAACGGCGCCCTGACCGCCATCAGCTGGACGGCCGTGACGATCCTCGCCGCCGACAGATGGCGCGCTCTCCTCATCGGCACGTCGATCATGGGCCTGGCGACGGCCGGTGCGGGAGTAGTCGCGAACTCGACCGGCATCTACCCGGAGATCGTCGCGTCCGGCCTGCTGCTGTCGGCGACGGCCGGCGTGATCGCCTTCGGGACCAGGCTCCAGCCGATCACCCACCTACTGCCGACCGGCTCGGTCGCCGGGCTGCCGAGCTGGTTCGGCCGTCGCATTCCGTCGATCCGCGCGACCTTGATCAAGGGCGCACTGTTCGCGTTGATCCTCGGCAGCGCGTTGAGCGTCGGCGACATCAGCGGACGTCAGCTTCATCAACTCGTCAGGCAGTTGCGGGCCGCCGACGCCGATTCCGCCGCGGCCTCCGCCCGCGCGAGGGTCATCGCCGACATCGTGGCCGACGTGTCGAGCAACAACATCGGCTGGGTGGTCCTGTCAGCGGGCGTCCTGCTGGTCCTCGGTCTGTACGCGACACGGCTGGCTGTCGCCTCGTCGTACCCGTCGACCATCACCGGCGCCCAGGCACTGGCCTTGACCCTTTTGATCGCGATCGTGGCGCCGCCTCCCACGCTGCTGTGGACCGGAGTCAGCCTCCCGGTCTGGTTGCTGAGCTGGCTGACCTTGGCAGCTCTGGTCCGCGGACCAGAGCTGGAGCCGATCGCCGCGGATCCGCCGTCACCTCGCGACCGTCTGGTCCGGGCCCTGGCCGCGGAGCGTTCGCGAACCGCCTTGCTTGCCGTCGATACGAAAGTGAGCAAAGGTGACGCGAGTCTGTCCGCCTGGGAAGCGGCAGCGGCCGAACACCATCAGTTCTATCCCGACGACGTCGCGAAACAGTTGTTCGCGCGGGGCCCAACGGGGAGCTGGCTCAGGAACGCGAGGACTGCGGCGTGGATCGGAGCCTTGCTGTCCACGATCCCGGTCGGCTTCTACGTCTGGAACGCACTCCAGACGTTGCCGTCCCGCCTGCCCTACAACGGCGTGCTCTATCTGATCGTCGACATCCTCGGTGAGTTCGGCCGCTGGATCGGTCTCGCGTTCGCGTTCGGCGCGATCTACCGCCGGCTCCCGACCAGGACGGGCGCGGGCAAGGGTGCAGCGATCGGCCTCGCCTGGTCGGTCGGGGCGGCGCTTGCCGACCTCACGGCTCGCTGGCTCGGCATCCCGTCGAACGGTCCCTGGCTTTACGTCGCCCTGCAGACCTTCGTCTTCTTGATCGCGCTCGGGCTCGCGTACGACCTGATGACAATGACGGCGGCCGGCGGATCCTGGCGGCGGCTGATCGACCTGTACCGGATCCAGACCGTCCGGCAACGCGTCGCGTACGCCGGTCCGCTGGTGCTTGCCCTCATCGGTCTGATCGACCAGGTCCGGAGCGGCGCTCCCAGCGAACTCGCCGAGCAGGTACTCGCCGGCCTCGGGGCTTTACTCAACTAG
- a CDS encoding sensor histidine kinase has translation MEQITESRARLAGAHLEEHRRMERDLHDGAQQRLLAIALQLRSARVNGGDTVLRAEVDQAITDLALTVQELRDLASGLQPAALAGGGLRAATDELASRIPVRMKLDVVDRRFPASVESAAWFVIAEAVSNVVKHACVDEVAIRVSAGPSEVHVAVLDAGVGGVDPQGRGLQGLADRIAALGGALSAGDQPGGGTRVEAVLPCA, from the coding sequence GTGGAGCAGATCACCGAGTCGCGGGCGCGGCTGGCCGGCGCGCATCTGGAGGAGCACCGCAGGATGGAGCGCGACCTCCACGACGGAGCCCAGCAGCGGCTCCTCGCGATCGCCCTCCAACTCCGGTCCGCCCGCGTCAACGGCGGCGACACCGTGCTGCGTGCCGAGGTCGACCAGGCGATCACAGATCTCGCCCTGACCGTGCAGGAGCTCCGCGACCTCGCGAGCGGTCTGCAACCAGCTGCCCTGGCCGGAGGTGGACTCCGGGCCGCAACCGACGAGTTGGCCAGCCGGATCCCGGTACGAATGAAGCTCGACGTGGTCGACCGACGGTTCCCGGCATCGGTCGAGAGCGCCGCCTGGTTCGTCATCGCCGAGGCAGTCTCGAACGTTGTCAAGCACGCCTGCGTCGACGAGGTGGCGATCCGGGTCTCGGCAGGCCCGTCCGAGGTGCACGTCGCCGTACTCGACGCAGGCGTAGGCGGAGTCGATCCGCAGGGACGCGGACTCCAGGGCCTTGCCGACCGGATCGCCGCCCTCGGTGGCGCGCTCTCGGCCGGTGACCAGCCTGGTGGCGGGACCCGGGTCGAGGCGGTGCTCCCGTGCGCGTAG
- a CDS encoding deoxyguanosinetriphosphate triphosphohydrolase, with protein MRKQHEGYDEYDAERWVAEPVKRPGRTAFARDRARVLHGAALRRLAAKTQVATAGSDDFVRNRLTHSLEVAQIGRELASTLGCDPDIVDAACLAHDLGHPPYGHNGERALDQLAEGIGGFEGNAQTLRLLTRLESKTFDSDGRSVGLNLTRATLDASTKYPWLRREGERKFGVYDDDAEVFEWLRQGVEVGDRRCLEAQVMDFADDVAYSVHDVEDGIVAHHIDLGQVTAERAPYWETVRRTYLPEATDAQLDEGWRRLTSLPYWPSAQFDDSRRALGGLKDLTSQLIGRFCTAAEQATHARFGRSRLVRYDADLVVPDGIRTEIALLKGIGMFHVLESPERQHRRAVQRELLTELVEALSKTAPQHLDAAFAADFAEAPDDNARLRVIIDQVASLTDPSAAAWHERLTS; from the coding sequence ATGAGGAAGCAGCACGAGGGTTACGACGAGTATGACGCGGAGCGCTGGGTCGCGGAGCCGGTCAAACGGCCGGGCCGTACTGCGTTCGCCCGCGATCGCGCTCGGGTGCTTCACGGCGCCGCGTTGCGACGGCTCGCGGCGAAGACGCAAGTGGCGACGGCCGGAAGTGACGACTTCGTCCGGAACCGGCTGACCCATAGTCTCGAGGTCGCCCAGATCGGCCGCGAACTGGCGAGCACGCTCGGCTGCGATCCGGACATCGTCGACGCGGCTTGTCTGGCCCACGACCTCGGCCACCCGCCGTACGGGCACAACGGTGAGCGGGCGCTGGACCAGTTGGCCGAGGGGATCGGCGGGTTCGAGGGGAACGCGCAGACCTTGCGATTGCTGACCCGGCTGGAGTCCAAGACGTTCGATTCGGACGGCCGCAGCGTCGGGCTCAACCTGACCCGGGCGACGCTGGACGCCTCGACGAAGTATCCGTGGCTGCGCCGCGAGGGGGAGCGGAAGTTCGGTGTGTACGACGACGACGCCGAGGTGTTCGAGTGGTTGCGGCAAGGCGTCGAGGTGGGGGACCGGCGCTGCCTGGAGGCGCAGGTGATGGACTTCGCCGACGACGTGGCGTATTCGGTGCACGACGTCGAGGACGGCATCGTGGCGCACCACATCGACCTCGGCCAGGTGACCGCCGAGCGCGCGCCGTACTGGGAGACGGTCCGGCGGACCTATTTGCCTGAGGCAACGGATGCGCAGCTGGACGAGGGCTGGCGACGGTTGACCTCGCTGCCGTACTGGCCGAGTGCCCAGTTCGACGACAGCCGGCGTGCTCTTGGTGGGCTGAAGGATCTGACCAGCCAGCTGATCGGCCGGTTCTGTACCGCGGCGGAGCAGGCGACCCATGCGCGGTTCGGCCGGTCGCGGCTGGTCCGGTACGACGCCGACCTGGTGGTCCCGGACGGGATCCGGACCGAGATCGCGCTGCTCAAGGGCATCGGAATGTTCCACGTGCTCGAGTCGCCCGAACGCCAGCACCGCCGCGCCGTCCAGCGCGAGCTCCTCACCGAGCTGGTCGAAGCGCTCTCCAAGACAGCACCACAGCACCTGGATGCCGCCTTCGCAGCCGACTTCGCCGAGGCTCCCGACGACAACGCCCGCCTCCGCGTCATCATCGACCAGGTAGCCTCCCTGACCGACCCCTCCGCCGCCGCCTGGCACGAGCGACTGACCAGCTAG
- a CDS encoding NAD(P)/FAD-dependent oxidoreductase yields MSTEERVVIVGASLAGASAAEALRTEGWTGGIVLIGSESELPYERPPLSKDVLLGKKETESAQLHDQQWYDDNNIELRLGTTVTAIDTAAKTVTAGDEQLSYDKLLIATGSRVRKLDVSGGDLPGIHYLRTASESQALTDAYASKPRVVVVGAGWIGLEAASAARERGSEVTVVEPQSTALAQVMGETVGAIYADLHRQHGVDLRFGTGVDGFEGTDKVTGVRTSTGDVIPADLVVVGVGVQPNTELAEAAGIKVASREDGSGIVTGPNLQTSAADVFAAGDVVRWDHPLLGHSVRVEHWSNAKDSGKTAAKAILGQDASHDAIPYFFTDQYDLGMEYAGDVPRGTSNHVVLRGDPASGAYLAFWLADDNHVLAGMHVNTWGAIDGVQDLIRSGRTVDPDRLADDSVDLAEV; encoded by the coding sequence ATGAGCACTGAAGAGCGGGTTGTGATTGTCGGAGCGAGCCTCGCGGGAGCGTCAGCGGCCGAGGCGCTGCGGACCGAGGGCTGGACTGGCGGGATCGTCCTGATCGGCAGCGAGAGCGAACTGCCCTACGAGCGACCACCGCTGTCGAAGGACGTGCTGCTCGGCAAGAAGGAGACAGAGTCCGCCCAGCTCCACGACCAGCAGTGGTACGACGACAACAACATCGAGCTGCGCCTCGGGACCACCGTGACCGCGATCGACACGGCCGCGAAGACCGTGACCGCGGGCGACGAACAGCTCTCGTACGACAAGCTCCTGATCGCCACCGGCAGCCGCGTCCGCAAGCTCGACGTATCCGGCGGCGACCTGCCCGGCATCCACTACCTGCGGACCGCCTCCGAGTCCCAGGCACTGACCGACGCGTACGCCTCGAAGCCGCGCGTGGTGGTCGTCGGAGCCGGCTGGATCGGGCTGGAAGCGGCATCAGCCGCACGTGAGCGGGGCAGCGAGGTGACCGTGGTCGAGCCGCAGTCCACCGCGCTGGCCCAGGTGATGGGTGAGACGGTCGGTGCGATCTACGCCGACCTGCACCGGCAGCACGGCGTGGACCTGCGCTTCGGCACCGGTGTCGACGGGTTCGAGGGGACCGACAAGGTCACCGGCGTCCGTACGTCGACCGGCGACGTCATCCCGGCGGACCTGGTGGTCGTCGGAGTCGGCGTCCAGCCGAACACCGAACTGGCCGAGGCCGCCGGCATCAAGGTGGCGTCGCGCGAGGATGGCTCCGGCATCGTCACCGGGCCGAACCTGCAGACCTCCGCAGCCGACGTGTTCGCCGCCGGCGACGTGGTCCGCTGGGACCACCCGCTGCTCGGCCACTCGGTGCGCGTCGAGCACTGGTCGAATGCGAAGGACAGCGGCAAGACAGCCGCGAAGGCGATCCTCGGGCAGGACGCCTCGCACGACGCGATCCCGTACTTCTTCACCGACCAGTACGACCTCGGCATGGAGTACGCGGGCGACGTGCCGCGCGGTACGTCGAACCACGTCGTCCTCCGTGGCGACCCGGCGTCGGGGGCCTACCTGGCGTTCTGGCTGGCCGACGACAACCACGTACTCGCGGGCATGCACGTCAACACGTGGGGTGCGATCGACGGAGTACAGGACCTGATCCGCTCCGGCCGGACGGTGGATCCCGACCGCCTCGCGGACGACTCCGTGGACCTCGCAGAAGTCTGA
- a CDS encoding sigma-70 family RNA polymerase sigma factor, whose product MAELDCEPADVSALVAYLRDIGQHELLTLEEVKDLSYWIEAGLIAADRIAVAAPADRADLLVVAELGKQARRRMIEGNLRLVVSLAKRYAGKGVSLLDLIQEGNLGLMRAVERFDHQRGHRFSTYAIWWIRQAIGRAVSDRSRLIRMPAQAYTDATRVAAVHRDLTQRLGREPTDPEVAAGACLTMARVERAKAWKIRPESLDVEESDQELDDETLVLQAALRRDLNHQLDFLDDIGRAILRLRYGLTGRPPTTLEETADHLGLTPEQIQTLEREALRALRRRCRTALRDYAA is encoded by the coding sequence ATGGCCGAACTCGATTGCGAACCCGCCGATGTCAGCGCGCTCGTCGCGTACCTGCGTGACATCGGGCAGCACGAACTACTCACCCTGGAGGAGGTCAAAGATCTTTCGTACTGGATCGAGGCCGGGCTGATCGCGGCCGACCGGATCGCCGTCGCGGCGCCGGCCGACCGGGCGGACCTGCTGGTGGTGGCCGAGCTGGGCAAGCAGGCGAGGCGCCGGATGATCGAGGGTAACCTCCGCCTGGTCGTCTCCCTCGCCAAGCGGTACGCCGGTAAGGGCGTCTCGCTGCTGGACCTGATCCAGGAGGGGAACCTCGGCCTGATGCGCGCGGTCGAGCGCTTCGACCACCAACGCGGCCACCGCTTCTCGACGTACGCGATCTGGTGGATCCGGCAGGCGATCGGCCGCGCGGTCTCGGACCGGTCCCGGCTGATCCGGATGCCGGCGCAGGCCTACACCGACGCGACCCGGGTGGCGGCCGTCCATCGCGACCTGACCCAGCGGCTGGGCCGGGAGCCGACCGATCCCGAAGTGGCGGCGGGTGCCTGCCTGACGATGGCCCGGGTGGAGCGCGCGAAGGCCTGGAAGATCCGGCCCGAGTCCCTCGATGTCGAAGAGTCGGACCAGGAGCTCGACGACGAGACGCTCGTCCTGCAGGCCGCGCTCCGGCGCGATCTCAACCACCAACTCGACTTCCTCGACGACATCGGCCGAGCGATCCTCCGCCTCCGCTACGGCCTCACCGGCCGCCCACCGACGACCCTCGAAGAAACCGCCGACCACCTCGGCCTCACCCCCGAGCAGATCCAGACCCTCGAACGCGAAGCCCTCCGAGCCCTCCGCCGCCGCTGCCGAACAGCCCTCCGCGACTATGCCGCCTGA